From Thermomonas sp. XSG, one genomic window encodes:
- the pgsA gene encoding CDP-diacylglycerol--glycerol-3-phosphate 3-phosphatidyltransferase, with amino-acid sequence MTLTIPTWLTLARIALIPVLVVMYYLEYRWSNVAATAIFVAAAATDWLDGWIARRYRQFSKFGAFLDPVADKLMVSTALVITVQHHHTIWMALWASVIIGREIAVSALREWMAELGQRAKVAVAMVGKIKTTVQMIALGFLLYREPLLGIPVFVVGEWLLAAAAILTLWSGFEYVRAAWPALRADDEKSL; translated from the coding sequence ATGACCCTGACCATTCCGACCTGGCTGACGCTGGCGCGCATCGCCCTGATCCCGGTGCTGGTGGTGATGTACTACCTCGAGTACCGCTGGTCCAACGTCGCGGCGACTGCGATTTTCGTGGCGGCGGCGGCAACGGACTGGCTGGACGGCTGGATCGCACGCCGCTACCGCCAGTTCTCGAAGTTCGGCGCTTTCCTCGATCCGGTGGCGGACAAGCTGATGGTCTCCACCGCACTGGTCATCACCGTGCAGCACCACCACACGATCTGGATGGCGCTGTGGGCCAGCGTCATCATCGGCCGCGAGATCGCGGTATCGGCGTTGCGCGAGTGGATGGCCGAGCTGGGCCAGCGCGCCAAGGTGGCGGTGGCCATGGTCGGCAAGATCAAGACAACCGTGCAGATGATCGCGCTGGGCTTCCTGCTGTACCGCGAACCGCTGCTCGGCATCCCGGTCTTCGTGGTTGGCGAATGGCTGCTGGCGGCGGCCGCCATCCTGACCCTGTGGTCGGGATTCGAATACGTGCGCGCGGCCTGGCCGGCACTGCGCGCGGATGACGAAAAAAGTTTGTGA
- a CDS encoding restriction endonuclease, with amino-acid sequence MMPILIALIAFVLSGLGLTTWLRRNRAARPVPAPTERSADQLSKLRWRDFAKLVLQVMHARGYRVANEEGLPADGIPTDGSDIVLERDGVRTLLSCKYGSAAVVGAQALLGLAKSATLRGTGEVIVVTPGRFDEEAARIARQQNIELIDGQSLWPEVRPYVTTEAVPAEAPASNAAAPKMLGLAWGGAAVIGGLAWMLAQGLQTAPEEAAPQPAPAQAVATVAQAAPQAAPVSVVPTDPAALEARRREAANAITTLFGVDRALWSTQSTLLVYLSAEDADPTTDLCPLLERYPELAASRVQLQPPAGSRKPVRFKQCRTY; translated from the coding sequence ATGATGCCCATCCTGATCGCCCTGATCGCCTTCGTCCTGTCCGGTCTCGGACTCACCACCTGGTTGCGCCGCAATCGCGCCGCGCGCCCTGTACCCGCACCCACGGAACGCAGCGCCGACCAGCTGAGCAAGCTCCGCTGGCGCGACTTCGCCAAGCTGGTCCTGCAGGTGATGCACGCCCGCGGCTACCGGGTGGCCAACGAGGAAGGCCTGCCCGCCGACGGCATCCCCACTGACGGCAGCGACATCGTGCTGGAGCGCGATGGCGTCCGCACCCTGCTGTCATGCAAGTACGGCAGCGCCGCGGTGGTCGGCGCACAGGCGCTGCTGGGGCTGGCCAAGTCGGCCACCCTGCGCGGCACCGGCGAGGTCATCGTGGTCACGCCGGGGCGCTTCGACGAGGAAGCCGCCCGCATCGCCCGCCAGCAGAACATCGAGTTGATCGACGGCCAGAGCCTGTGGCCGGAAGTCCGGCCCTATGTCACCACCGAAGCCGTGCCGGCCGAGGCGCCAGCGTCGAATGCCGCCGCGCCGAAGATGCTCGGCCTGGCCTGGGGCGGCGCCGCAGTGATCGGCGGCCTGGCCTGGATGCTCGCGCAGGGCCTGCAAACCGCGCCGGAAGAGGCCGCGCCGCAGCCCGCACCCGCGCAGGCCGTCGCAACCGTTGCCCAGGCCGCACCACAGGCTGCACCGGTCAGCGTGGTGCCCACCGACCCGGCCGCGCTGGAAGCGCGCAGGCGCGAGGCGGCCAACGCCATCACCACGCTTTTCGGCGTCGATCGCGCCCTGTGGTCGACCCAGTCCACCCTGCTGGTGTACCTGTCCGCCGAAGATGCCGATCCCACCACCGACCTGTGTCCGTTGCTGGAGCGCTACCCCGAGCTGGCGGCTTCACGCGTGCAGCTGCAGCCGCCCGCCGGCAGCCGCAAGCCAGTGCGTTTCAAGCAGTGCAGGACCTATTGA
- a CDS encoding phasin family protein, giving the protein MAKLKKSSGKTARTTTRKSGAGKVQAGLSPKSITESAQQIWLAGMGAFNRAQSEGSKLFETLVRDGLSLEQTARKFAGQRANVVRDAVEGHVGQARERAADTWDKLEKVFEERVQRALVKLGVPGREDLHALTERVERLTEALRKSGGSVPARKTARPVAKAKPAPRKPVKVAGKPAGPAAKKASRTAAKAATKAVRARKPAAQSSATSAESNA; this is encoded by the coding sequence ATGGCCAAGCTCAAGAAGTCCTCCGGCAAGACCGCTCGCACCACCACGCGCAAGTCCGGCGCCGGCAAGGTCCAGGCTGGCCTGAGCCCGAAGTCGATTACCGAATCGGCGCAGCAGATCTGGCTGGCCGGGATGGGGGCGTTCAACCGCGCGCAGTCCGAGGGCAGCAAGCTGTTCGAAACCCTTGTGCGTGACGGCCTGTCGCTGGAGCAGACCGCGCGCAAGTTCGCCGGACAGCGCGCCAATGTGGTCCGCGATGCGGTGGAAGGCCACGTCGGCCAAGCCCGCGAACGCGCCGCTGATACCTGGGACAAGCTGGAGAAGGTGTTCGAGGAGCGCGTGCAGCGCGCCCTTGTCAAGCTGGGCGTGCCCGGCCGCGAAGACCTGCACGCCCTGACCGAGCGCGTGGAGCGTTTGACCGAAGCACTGCGCAAGTCCGGCGGGAGCGTGCCGGCGCGCAAGACCGCACGGCCGGTCGCCAAGGCGAAGCCGGCGCCCCGCAAGCCGGTCAAGGTTGCAGGCAAGCCCGCCGGCCCGGCTGCGAAGAAGGCCAGCAGAACCGCTGCCAAGGCGGCCACCAAGGCCGTCAGGGCCCGCAAGCCGGCGGCACAGTCGAGCGCCACCAGCGCCGAATCCAACGCCTGA
- a CDS encoding patatin-like phospholipase family protein: MLSLHSAQAPRPDRGPPRIGLAIAGGGPVGAMYELGALRALDEACDGLDLTRLDCYVGVSSGAFFAAGLANRMDTAELCRIFISGDSEDVHFRPETFLRPALGEYLKRAAATPRLAARLLRDVWSGRTDSRWSDLLNRVGSLVPTGLFDNAEVERFLRDVFSRHGRSNDFRKLDRALYVIGVDLDSGEAVRFGDKGWDDVPISRAVQASAALPGLYPPVEMTDRAGRTRHFVDGALRRTMHASVVLDRGIDLMLGLNPLVPFNPGKDASEDAQAHRFSDRRIIQAGLPGVLSQTLRTMLQSRMQVGLARYPQQYPGIDQLVFEPNAVDRELFYTNIFSFSARRRISQLAYRNTLTDLRERRGQLEPVLARHGIRLREEVIADRPRSILAHLPAAPRVTDATAQLARALDDIERGLQRRGMV, translated from the coding sequence ATGCTGTCATTGCACTCCGCCCAAGCTCCCCGCCCGGACCGCGGTCCGCCGCGGATCGGGCTGGCGATCGCCGGCGGCGGACCGGTGGGCGCGATGTACGAGCTGGGCGCGCTGCGCGCGCTGGACGAGGCCTGCGATGGCCTCGACCTGACCCGGCTGGATTGCTACGTGGGGGTCAGCTCCGGTGCGTTCTTCGCCGCCGGCCTCGCCAACCGGATGGACACCGCCGAGCTGTGCCGGATCTTCATCAGCGGCGACAGCGAGGACGTGCACTTCCGCCCGGAAACCTTCCTGCGTCCCGCACTCGGCGAATACCTCAAGCGCGCCGCGGCCACCCCGCGGCTGGCCGCGCGGCTGCTGCGCGACGTCTGGTCGGGCCGCACCGATTCGCGCTGGTCGGACCTGCTCAACCGCGTCGGCAGCTTGGTGCCCACCGGGTTGTTCGACAACGCCGAGGTCGAGCGCTTCCTGCGCGACGTGTTCTCCCGGCACGGCCGCAGCAATGACTTCCGCAAGCTCGACCGTGCGCTGTACGTGATCGGCGTGGACCTGGACAGCGGCGAGGCGGTGCGCTTCGGCGACAAAGGTTGGGACGACGTGCCGATTTCGCGCGCGGTGCAGGCCAGCGCGGCCCTGCCCGGCCTGTACCCGCCAGTGGAAATGACCGACCGTGCCGGCCGCACCAGGCATTTCGTCGATGGTGCCCTGCGCCGCACCATGCACGCTTCGGTGGTGCTGGACCGGGGCATCGACCTGATGCTGGGCCTCAACCCGCTGGTGCCGTTCAACCCCGGCAAGGACGCCAGCGAAGACGCCCAGGCGCACCGGTTCAGCGACCGCCGCATCATCCAGGCCGGGCTGCCCGGCGTGCTGTCGCAAACCCTGCGCACCATGCTGCAGTCGCGCATGCAGGTGGGATTGGCGCGCTATCCGCAGCAGTACCCGGGGATCGACCAGCTGGTGTTCGAGCCCAACGCCGTTGACCGCGAACTGTTCTACACCAATATCTTCAGCTTCTCGGCGCGGCGGCGGATCTCGCAGCTGGCCTATCGCAACACCCTTACCGACCTGCGCGAGCGCCGCGGCCAGCTGGAACCGGTGCTGGCCCGCCACGGCATCCGCCTGCGCGAAGAAGTCATCGCCGACCGCCCGCGCTCGATCCTGGCCCACCTGCCAGCGGCACCGCGAGTCACCGACGCCACCGCGCAGCTGGCCCGTGCGCTGGACGACATCGAACGCGGTCTGCAGCGCCGCGGCATGGTGTGA